In the genome of Rhodothermaceae bacterium, the window GCGAAGGATCCCGCCATGCAGGGGACTGTTGACTAAATCCCAGTTTAATGGGTGATCATGAGTCCACTCCTGGGTTTGAGCAAACTCGCTACCCATAAATAGCATCTTTTTGCCGGGATGCCCGAACATGTGTCCCAAGAGGAGTCGATAATTGGCGGCTTTCTGCCACTCATCCCCCGGCATACGATCCCAGAGAGAGCCCTTGCCGTGAACGACCTCATCATGCGAAAGAGGAAGTACATAGTGCTCACTGAATGCATACACGAAGGAGAAGGTTAACAGGTTATGGTGGTACTTGCGATGCACTGGATCCTCACGCATGTAGGCGAGCACATCGTTCATCCAGCCCATATTCCACTTGTACATGAAGCCGAGCCCCTGGTCGTAGGTCGGGGCGGATACTCCTTGAAATGCAGTCGATTCTTCTGCAATGGTAAAAGCACCGGGAAAGTGCGAATAGACAGCCTCGTTGGTTTTTTTGAGGACATCAATGGCCTCAAGGTTTTCGCGCTCACCATACGTATTCGGAGACCACTCATCGCGTGAATAATCCCGGTACAGCATGGAGGCAACGGCATCCACACGTAAAGCGTCGATGTGGTACTTATCCAGCCAGAAGAGTGCGTTCGAAATCAGAAAATTCCGTACTCCGGCTTTTCCATAGTCAAAAATATAGGTTCCCCAGTCTGGGTGGTAGCGCATTTTGGGATCATCGTACTCAAACAGGGTGGAGCCATCATAATAAACCAACCCTTGTGGATCCGTAGCAAAGTGGGCGGGGACCCAGTCGACGATCACACCAATTCCCCGTTGATGGAGAGTATCAATCAGAAACATCAGATCTTCAGGAGAGCCGTATCGGTAAGTCGGGCAGAAGTATCCGACCACCTGATATCCCCACGATCCATAAAACGCGTGCTCGGCAACAGGAAGTAGTTCAACATGAGT includes:
- the glgB gene encoding 1,4-alpha-glucan branching protein GlgB, translating into MPSKSKKQRERWLSDEDLYFWDQGELTKSYERLGGHLHEDGAWFAVWAPHADTIHVIGDFNDWQAEAHPMQKTGSGCWECFVPGASRGQRYKYRIQHGLYTVDKCDPFAVQMEPPVSQGSSVQGLSAVLNPLQYDWQDKAWMNQRDGAATLGKPISIYEVHLGSWQHKEYGTSLSYREIAEALADHVSDLGFTHVELLPVAEHAFYGSWGYQVVGYFCPTYRYGSPEDLMFLIDTLHQRGIGVIVDWVPAHFATDPQGLVYYDGSTLFEYDDPKMRYHPDWGTYIFDYGKAGVRNFLISNALFWLDKYHIDALRVDAVASMLYRDYSRDEWSPNTYGERENLEAIDVLKKTNEAVYSHFPGAFTIAEESTAFQGVSAPTYDQGLGFMYKWNMGWMNDVLAYMREDPVHRKYHHNLLTFSFVYAFSEHYVLPLSHDEVVHGKGSLWDRMPGDEWQKAANYRLLLGHMFGHPGKKMLFMGSEFAQTQEWTHDHPLNWDLVNSPLHGGILRLVKDLNTLYLESPALWNDGPDGWSWIGEHVNDSILVYERKQGSESIVFALNMTPVPRENFRIGVEKKGHWHERLNSDASIYGGSDMGNMGRVESMPVPCHGRPSSIVVTLPPLAFLVLQKES